A single Pseudomonas putida DNA region contains:
- a CDS encoding amidase, whose translation MTIIVETLDLGGSGPRVVVKDTIDVAGTATRASSQALEDAPLAERHAEVVSQLLANGARLTGKVSLHELAFGTTGINHYTGTAANPRFPGRIPGGSSSGSAAAVAAGLADFSLGTDTGGSVRVPACCCGVFGLKPTFGRVSRKGVMPAQTSLDCVGPFAASLPMLVRAMTMIDPTFTPAQVPARARIGVLRVTAEAAIHKVVHGALTASGLPLGNVELKHFGAAYEAGMVVINRETFAGCGHLLETGKVGADIAGRLAAAGQTTDSALAEAEEVRRRFTAEVDQALASYDVLALPTMPDFPLRLEDAADTRAVLGMTSLVRPFNLSGHPALSIPLGSEAGLPVGLQLVAAKGADEKLLAVAERLLLNLY comes from the coding sequence ATGACAATCATAGTTGAAACCCTTGATCTGGGCGGCAGCGGCCCCCGGGTCGTGGTCAAGGACACCATCGACGTCGCCGGTACCGCGACCCGCGCCAGCAGCCAGGCGCTGGAGGATGCTCCGCTGGCCGAACGGCACGCCGAGGTGGTCAGCCAGTTGCTGGCCAACGGCGCGCGGCTGACTGGCAAGGTCAGCCTGCATGAGCTGGCATTCGGCACCACCGGCATCAACCACTACACCGGCACGGCGGCCAACCCACGCTTCCCAGGGCGCATTCCGGGTGGTTCTTCAAGCGGTTCGGCTGCAGCCGTGGCTGCGGGCCTGGCCGACTTCAGCCTGGGCACCGACACCGGTGGCTCGGTGCGTGTGCCGGCCTGCTGCTGCGGCGTGTTCGGCCTCAAACCGACCTTTGGCCGGGTCAGCCGCAAAGGCGTGATGCCGGCACAGACCAGCCTCGACTGCGTCGGCCCGTTTGCCGCGAGCCTGCCGATGCTGGTGCGGGCGATGACGATGATCGACCCGACCTTCACCCCGGCGCAGGTGCCGGCCAGGGCCCGTATCGGCGTGCTGCGGGTTACTGCCGAGGCGGCGATCCACAAGGTGGTGCACGGTGCCCTGACAGCCAGCGGCCTGCCCCTGGGCAACGTCGAGCTCAAGCACTTTGGCGCGGCCTATGAGGCTGGCATGGTAGTGATCAACCGCGAGACCTTTGCCGGTTGCGGCCACTTGCTGGAAACCGGCAAGGTCGGCGCCGATATCGCCGGGCGCCTGGCAGCGGCGGGGCAGACCACCGACAGCGCACTGGCAGAAGCCGAAGAGGTGCGCCGCCGCTTCACCGCGGAAGTCGACCAGGCCCTGGCCAGCTACGATGTGCTGGCGCTGCCGACCATGCCGGACTTCCCGCTGCGCCTGGAAGACGCCGCCGACACCCGTGCCGTGTTGGGCATGACCTCGCTGGTACGGCCGTTCAACCTGTCCGGGCACCCGGCCCTGAGCATTCCACTGGGCAGCGAAGCCGGCCTGCCGGTCGGCTTGCAACTGGTGGCGGCCAAGGGCGCCGACGAGAAGCTGCTGGCCGTGGCCGAGCGCTTGCTGCTGAACCTGTACTGA
- the feaR gene encoding transcriptional regulator FeaR — translation MTPASRVSDDHFQAWLSQVNEACGHFNGRKLDPGFVGQLEKCQVGQISMSIVDMTQVNLFRGPREIRASSADNYFAVLQMAGTSRIEHQDACIELQAGDLTLIDASTPLDMHFHQRSRQLSLILPRNQVQSGTRGVGVACARRIEANTPLASMARLMMLEAGRTQHMANHESQAVLDALIALLRPAIAQDTIPGSHERMFRKALALIDQNITCESLSPEFIAREVGISMRSLYRIFAKHGLVIAQYIRNRRLDFCAESLRNPAMDQKVSSLGYAWGFSDSSYFSTAFKARFGMTPGEYRKRHAN, via the coding sequence ATGACCCCTGCAAGCCGTGTTTCCGACGACCACTTCCAGGCCTGGCTGAGCCAGGTCAACGAAGCCTGCGGCCATTTCAACGGCCGCAAGCTCGACCCTGGTTTCGTCGGCCAGCTGGAAAAGTGCCAGGTAGGCCAGATCTCCATGAGTATCGTCGACATGACCCAGGTCAACCTGTTCCGTGGCCCGCGGGAAATCCGCGCCAGCAGTGCGGACAATTACTTCGCCGTGCTGCAGATGGCCGGCACTTCGCGCATCGAACACCAGGACGCGTGCATCGAACTGCAGGCCGGCGACCTCACCCTGATCGATGCCAGCACACCGCTGGACATGCACTTCCACCAGCGCTCGCGCCAGCTGTCGCTGATCCTGCCACGCAACCAGGTGCAAAGCGGCACCCGTGGGGTCGGCGTGGCCTGCGCCAGGCGTATCGAGGCAAACACGCCCTTGGCCAGCATGGCCCGGCTGATGATGCTCGAAGCCGGCCGCACCCAGCACATGGCCAACCACGAAAGCCAGGCCGTGCTCGACGCGCTGATCGCCCTGCTGCGCCCGGCGATTGCCCAGGACACCATCCCGGGCAGCCACGAACGCATGTTCCGCAAGGCCCTGGCGCTGATCGACCAGAACATCACCTGCGAAAGCCTCAGCCCCGAGTTCATCGCCCGCGAAGTGGGCATCTCGATGCGCAGCCTGTACCGCATCTTCGCCAAGCACGGGCTGGTCATCGCCCAGTACATCCGCAACCGCCGCCTGGACTTCTGCGCCGAGAGCCTGCGCAACCCGGCCATGGACCAGAAGGTCTCGTCGCTGGGCTACGCCTGGGGGTTTTCCGACTCGAGCTATTTCAGCACCGCGTTCAAGGCCCGCTTCGGCATGACCCCTGGCGAGTACCGCAAGCGCCACGCCAACTGA
- a CDS encoding 8-oxoguanine deaminase, whose translation MQASLQHTPKTLLVKNAALLVTMDGERREIKGGGLYIEDNLIKQVGPSDTLPQHADVILDMAGKVVIPGLVNTHHHMYQSLTRVVPAAQDGELFNWLTNLYPIWARLTPEMISVSTQTAMAELILSGCTTSSDHLYIYPNGCKLDDSIHAAGEIGMRFHAARGSMSVGRSQGGLPPDSVVEKESDILKESQRLIEDYHDASHGSMLRVVVAPCSPFSVSRDLMREAAVLARNYGVSLHTHLAENVNDIAYSREKFGMTPAEYAEDLGWVGHDVWHAHCVQLDQHGIELFARTGTGVAHCPCSNMRLASGIAPIRKMRDHGVPVGLGVDGSASNDGASMIGEVRQALLLQRVGFGPDAMTAREALEIATLGGAKVLNRNDIGALAPGMIADFVAFDLGHVAYAGALHDPLAALVFCTPTHVDTSVINGRVVVQDGRITTIDLPRVLERHNQLAYQLVSGE comes from the coding sequence ATGCAAGCTTCCCTGCAACATACCCCCAAGACCCTCCTGGTCAAGAACGCCGCACTGCTGGTCACCATGGACGGCGAACGCCGTGAAATCAAAGGTGGCGGGCTTTATATCGAAGACAACCTGATCAAGCAGGTCGGCCCCAGCGATACGCTGCCGCAGCACGCCGATGTGATCCTGGACATGGCCGGCAAGGTGGTCATCCCGGGCCTGGTCAACACCCACCACCACATGTACCAGAGCCTTACCCGCGTGGTGCCGGCAGCCCAGGACGGCGAGCTGTTCAACTGGCTGACCAACCTGTACCCGATCTGGGCGCGGCTGACCCCGGAAATGATCTCGGTTTCGACCCAGACAGCCATGGCCGAGCTGATCCTGTCTGGCTGCACCACCTCCAGTGACCACCTGTACATCTACCCCAACGGCTGCAAGCTCGATGACAGCATCCATGCTGCCGGCGAGATCGGCATGCGCTTCCATGCCGCCCGCGGCAGCATGAGCGTGGGCCGCAGCCAGGGCGGCCTGCCGCCTGATTCGGTCGTAGAGAAGGAAAGCGACATCCTCAAGGAATCGCAGCGCCTGATCGAGGACTACCACGATGCCAGCCACGGTTCGATGCTGCGCGTGGTGGTGGCGCCCTGCTCACCATTCTCGGTCAGCCGCGACCTGATGCGCGAGGCCGCCGTGCTGGCGCGCAACTACGGCGTATCGCTGCACACCCACCTGGCCGAGAACGTCAACGACATCGCCTACAGCCGCGAGAAATTCGGCATGACCCCGGCCGAATACGCCGAAGACCTCGGCTGGGTCGGCCACGATGTGTGGCACGCCCACTGTGTGCAGCTCGACCAGCACGGCATCGAGCTGTTTGCCCGCACCGGCACCGGTGTCGCCCACTGCCCTTGCTCGAACATGCGCCTGGCCTCGGGCATCGCGCCGATTCGCAAGATGCGCGACCACGGCGTGCCGGTGGGCCTTGGCGTGGACGGCTCGGCCTCCAACGACGGCGCCAGCATGATTGGCGAGGTACGCCAGGCGCTGCTACTGCAGCGCGTCGGTTTCGGCCCGGACGCGATGACCGCCCGCGAAGCCCTGGAAATCGCCACCCTGGGCGGCGCCAAGGTGCTCAACCGCAACGACATTGGCGCCCTGGCGCCGGGCATGATCGCCGACTTCGTCGCCTTCGACCTGGGCCACGTGGCCTATGCCGGTGCCCTGCACGACCCCTTGGCGGCCCTGGTGTTCTGCACCCCGACCCACGTCGACACCAGCGTGATCAATGGCCGGGTGGTGGTGCAGGATGGCCGTATCACCACCATCGACCTGCCGCGGGTACTGGAGCGCCACAACCAGTTGGCCTACCAGCTCGTCAGCGGCGAATGA
- a CDS encoding flavin reductase, whose protein sequence is MVDVSQFRNAMALLGGAVSVITTDGPAGRFGFTASAVCSVTDSPPTLLVCMNRSSYSNEQFKANGALCVNVLAGTHQELSGAFANRNLNMDERFAVADWTVLESGAPVMQEALVNFDCRIAQVHEVGSHSIFYCEIQDIRHGGADDGLVYFNRAYHRVCESSKAC, encoded by the coding sequence ATGGTAGACGTATCCCAATTTCGCAACGCAATGGCGCTGCTCGGTGGCGCCGTATCGGTCATCACCACCGATGGCCCTGCCGGCCGCTTCGGCTTCACCGCCTCGGCAGTGTGCAGCGTGACCGACTCGCCGCCCACCTTGCTGGTGTGCATGAACCGGTCTTCGTACTCCAACGAGCAGTTCAAGGCCAACGGCGCATTGTGCGTGAACGTGCTGGCCGGCACCCACCAGGAACTGTCGGGCGCCTTCGCCAACAGGAACCTGAACATGGACGAGCGTTTTGCCGTTGCCGACTGGACGGTGCTGGAAAGTGGCGCGCCGGTGATGCAGGAAGCGCTGGTCAACTTCGACTGCCGGATTGCCCAGGTGCATGAGGTGGGGTCGCACAGCATCTTCTACTGCGAAATCCAGGACATCCGCCACGGCGGTGCCGATGACGGGCTGGTGTATTTCAACCGGGCCTATCACCGGGTGTGCGAATCGTCCAAAGCCTGCTGA
- a CDS encoding MarR family winged helix-turn-helix transcriptional regulator has protein sequence MSTSKNKGHSHHDPASDEFRKEDFPFYWLARVHGRYTQNMERLLKKVDLDVPRWRVLWILNENGESSISEISTHAIAKLSTITKIVYRMKEDGLVDTAPSPEDGRVTQVRITEVGLQNIERMQDVTRELFQRSFKGLTEAQVQRLNKMLEVVFHNLETL, from the coding sequence ATGAGCACGTCTAAAAACAAAGGCCACAGCCATCACGACCCGGCCAGCGATGAATTTCGCAAGGAAGATTTCCCCTTCTACTGGCTGGCCCGTGTGCACGGCCGCTACACCCAGAACATGGAACGTCTGCTGAAGAAGGTCGACCTCGACGTGCCGCGCTGGCGCGTGTTGTGGATCCTCAACGAGAACGGTGAATCGAGCATTTCCGAGATTTCCACCCACGCCATCGCCAAGCTGTCGACCATTACCAAGATCGTCTACCGCATGAAGGAAGATGGCCTGGTCGATACCGCGCCCAGCCCCGAGGACGGGCGCGTGACCCAGGTGCGCATCACCGAGGTCGGCCTGCAGAACATCGAGCGCATGCAGGATGTGACCCGCGAATTGTTCCAGCGCAGCTTCAAGGGGTTGACCGAGGCGCAGGTGCAACGGTTGAACAAGATGCTGGAAGTGGTGTTCCACAATCTTGAGACCCTGTAA
- a CDS encoding nuclear transport factor 2 family protein, producing MTDIHELQARLQRFEDQQAIRVCINRYMELCDQLDASTPLDELAGLFTREAVWEGKGAKYAASFGGYRGREAIGAMFATYMKTPAHFALNVHFLTSEVIEVDGGQGLGRWVMLQTSTFADGASHLNAARLTVSFAQEEGQWRMAHFQTENLFSRPVTAWNSEAPLPVPDR from the coding sequence ATGACCGATATCCATGAGCTGCAGGCCCGCCTGCAGCGCTTTGAAGACCAGCAAGCCATTCGCGTATGCATCAACCGCTACATGGAACTGTGCGACCAGCTCGATGCCAGCACTCCGCTGGACGAACTGGCCGGGCTGTTCACCCGCGAGGCCGTGTGGGAAGGCAAGGGTGCCAAGTATGCCGCGAGCTTTGGTGGTTACCGGGGCCGTGAGGCGATTGGCGCGATGTTCGCCACCTACATGAAAACCCCGGCGCATTTCGCCTTGAACGTGCACTTCCTGACCAGTGAGGTCATCGAGGTGGACGGCGGGCAGGGGCTGGGGCGTTGGGTGATGTTGCAGACCAGCACGTTTGCCGATGGTGCTTCGCACCTGAATGCGGCGCGCCTGACGGTGAGTTTTGCGCAGGAAGAAGGGCAGTGGCGGATGGCGCATTTCCAGACCGAGAACCTGTTCAGCCGGCCGGTGACTGCCTGGAACAGTGAGGCGCCATTGCCGGTGCCTGATCGATAA
- a CDS encoding nucleobase:cation symporter-2 family protein, with product MTSTATPRPEDENLGIGANFAYGLQHVLTMYGGMIAVPLIIGQAAGLSPADVGMLIAASLFAGGLATLLQTLGVPFFGCRLPLVQGVSFASVATMVAIIGNDGTGGLQVVFGAVIVSSLIGLLITPLFSRIIQFFPPLVTGIVITTIGLTLMPVAARWAMGGNSQAADFGSTANISLAAFTLACVLLLSKLGSASLSRLSILLAMVIGTLVAMAFGMADFTQALDGPSVALPEVLHFTPEFQLAAILSMLIVIVVTMVETSADILAVGEIIGTDVDARRLGNGLRADMISSALAPLFGSFTQSAFAQNVGLVAVTGVKSRYVVASAGFILVTLGLLPVMGRLVAAVPTAVLGGAGVVLFGTVAASGIRTLAQVDYRNNMNLIIVATSIGFGMIPIAAPGFYHHFPSWFETIFHSGISSSAIMAILLNLLFNHLRAGNSDQQSVFVAASERTLRYHDVAWLNEGDFFRDGKLFDCDGKEVPIVEAEAAHGHAAAPARKQVDHAH from the coding sequence ATGACATCTACCGCTACACCTCGTCCGGAAGACGAGAACCTCGGTATTGGCGCCAACTTCGCCTACGGCCTGCAGCATGTGCTGACCATGTATGGCGGCATGATTGCCGTGCCGCTGATCATCGGCCAGGCTGCCGGCCTGTCACCGGCCGATGTGGGCATGCTGATCGCCGCCTCACTGTTCGCCGGGGGCCTGGCCACCTTGCTGCAGACCCTTGGCGTGCCGTTCTTCGGCTGCCGCCTGCCGCTGGTCCAGGGGGTTTCCTTTGCCAGCGTGGCGACCATGGTCGCGATCATCGGCAATGACGGCACCGGCGGCCTGCAGGTGGTGTTCGGCGCCGTGATCGTGTCGTCGCTGATCGGCCTGCTGATCACCCCGCTGTTCTCGCGCATCATTCAGTTCTTCCCGCCGCTGGTGACAGGCATCGTCATCACCACCATCGGCCTGACCCTGATGCCGGTGGCGGCGCGCTGGGCCATGGGCGGCAACAGCCAGGCGGCTGACTTCGGCAGCACGGCCAACATCAGCCTGGCCGCGTTCACCCTGGCCTGCGTGCTGTTGCTGAGCAAGCTTGGCAGCGCCAGCCTGTCGCGCCTGTCGATCCTGCTGGCGATGGTCATCGGTACCCTGGTGGCCATGGCCTTCGGCATGGCCGACTTCACCCAGGCGCTTGACGGCCCTTCGGTGGCGCTGCCGGAAGTGCTGCACTTCACGCCCGAGTTCCAGCTGGCGGCGATCCTGTCGATGCTGATCGTCATCGTGGTGACCATGGTCGAGACCTCGGCAGACATCCTCGCCGTGGGCGAAATCATCGGCACCGACGTCGATGCCCGGCGCCTGGGCAACGGCCTGCGCGCCGACATGATTTCCAGCGCCCTGGCACCGCTGTTCGGTTCCTTCACCCAAAGCGCGTTCGCGCAGAACGTCGGCCTGGTGGCGGTGACCGGGGTCAAGAGCCGCTATGTGGTGGCCAGCGCCGGCTTCATCCTGGTCACCCTCGGCCTGCTGCCGGTGATGGGCCGGCTGGTGGCTGCGGTACCGACCGCCGTACTCGGCGGCGCCGGCGTGGTGCTGTTCGGCACCGTCGCGGCCAGCGGCATCCGTACCCTGGCCCAGGTGGACTACCGCAACAACATGAACCTGATCATCGTCGCCACCTCGATCGGCTTCGGCATGATCCCGATCGCCGCACCGGGCTTCTACCACCATTTCCCGAGCTGGTTCGAGACCATCTTCCACTCCGGCATCAGCTCGTCGGCGATCATGGCGATCCTGCTCAACCTGTTGTTCAACCACCTGCGCGCCGGCAACTCCGACCAGCAATCGGTGTTCGTCGCCGCCAGTGAGCGAACCCTGCGTTACCACGACGTGGCCTGGCTCAATGAAGGCGACTTCTTCCGCGATGGCAAGCTGTTCGACTGCGACGGCAAGGAAGTGCCGATCGTCGAGGCCGAAGCGGCGCACGGGCATGCCGCTGCCCCGGCCAGGAAACAGGTCGATCACGCGCACTGA
- a CDS encoding PDR/VanB family oxidoreductase, with protein MNEQLLNVVVRKREIQGADVVVLDLGRADGAALPAFEAGAHVDIHVAPGLVRQYSLCSDPADATVYRLGVLKDPASRGGSVSVHDSLLEGHEVQISTPRNLFPLAADARRSILLGGGIGITPMIAMAHALHQQGAEFELHYCGRSRSRSAFLDALASAPFAARVYTHFDDEEAAQRLNLADVLGTGTAGTHMYTCGPSGFMDWVIDGARKQGYSEEHIHKEYFQVEVDASGAGFEVVAARSNKTVQVAEGQSILDALAQVGIKIDISCEQGVCGTCMCEVLEGEPDHRDVYLTDEEKAANDQILVCCSRAKSNKLVLDI; from the coding sequence ATGAATGAACAATTGTTGAATGTAGTCGTGCGCAAGCGCGAGATCCAAGGGGCCGACGTGGTCGTGCTCGACCTGGGCCGGGCCGATGGCGCGGCGCTGCCGGCCTTCGAGGCGGGTGCGCATGTGGATATCCATGTTGCCCCGGGCCTGGTGCGCCAGTATTCGCTGTGCAGCGACCCGGCCGATGCCACGGTGTATCGCCTGGGTGTGTTGAAAGACCCGGCCTCCCGCGGCGGTTCGGTGAGCGTGCACGACAGCCTGCTGGAAGGGCACGAGGTGCAGATCAGCACTCCGCGCAACCTGTTCCCGCTGGCGGCCGATGCCCGCCGTTCGATCCTGCTGGGTGGCGGCATCGGCATCACGCCGATGATCGCCATGGCCCACGCCTTGCACCAGCAGGGCGCCGAATTCGAACTGCATTACTGCGGGCGCTCGCGTAGCCGCAGCGCCTTCCTCGATGCACTGGCCAGCGCGCCGTTCGCCGCCCGGGTGTACACCCACTTCGACGATGAAGAGGCGGCCCAGCGCCTGAACCTGGCAGACGTGCTCGGTACTGGCACGGCTGGCACGCACATGTACACCTGCGGCCCGTCGGGCTTCATGGACTGGGTGATCGACGGCGCGCGCAAGCAAGGCTACAGCGAGGAACACATCCACAAGGAGTACTTCCAGGTCGAAGTCGACGCCAGCGGTGCAGGCTTCGAAGTGGTCGCCGCGCGCAGCAACAAGACCGTGCAGGTCGCCGAGGGCCAGAGCATCCTCGACGCCCTGGCGCAGGTGGGTATCAAGATCGACATCTCGTGTGAGCAAGGGGTGTGTGGCACCTGCATGTGCGAAGTGCTCGAAGGCGAGCCGGACCACCGCGATGTGTACCTGACCGATGAAGAAAAAGCCGCGAACGACCAGATCCTGGTGTGCTGCTCGCGGGCCAAGTCCAACAAGCTGGTGCTGGATATCTGA
- the mrdA gene encoding penicillin-binding protein 2 translates to MPQPIPLKDHEKEKHLVNRRLLACAALVFSLCAVLVGRLYVLQVLQHDQQSAVSENNRVHILPIAPERGLIYDRNGVVLADNKPSFDLTMTRERAGDSAKVLDSLAEIFSLGEDDRKQFDKDLRRGRKPFEPVTLMVGLTEEQIALIAVNQFRLPGLDVEPQFIREYPLAEHFAHSVGYVGRINEKEAKTLDSTEYRGTQSIGKTGIEHFYEAQLHGHVGYEEVETNAQGRVMRVLNHKDPIPGKDIILSLDSHLQVAAEKALGDRRGAVVVLDPANGDVLAMVSNPSFDPNLFVKGISFKQYAALRDSIDRPLFNRVLRGLYAPGSTVKPEVAIAGLDSGVITPGSRVFDPGYYELPNYDHKYRNWNHSGDGWVDMYTAIMRSNDTYFYDLAHKLGIDRLHDYMAEFGLGQKVSLDMFEEAPGLMPSQAWKRATRRQAWFPGETLILGIGQGYMQVTPLQLAQATSLLASKGVWHRPHLAMTVGGETPVDPNPMPDIVLHDKHAWDQVNVGMQMVMHDARGIARAAAAGAQYRIAGKSGTAQVVAIKQGERYNRNKTLERHRDNALFVGFAPADHPSVVVAVMIENGEAGGRVAGPVVREVMDAYLLDEQGHLKPQYAGTPAAKAVPHS, encoded by the coding sequence ATGCCGCAACCGATCCCCCTCAAGGACCACGAAAAGGAAAAACACCTGGTCAACCGCCGGCTGCTGGCCTGCGCCGCCCTGGTGTTCAGCCTGTGCGCGGTCCTCGTGGGCCGGCTCTACGTGCTGCAGGTGCTGCAGCACGACCAGCAGAGCGCGGTGTCGGAAAACAACCGCGTGCACATCCTGCCCATCGCCCCCGAGCGCGGGCTGATCTATGACCGCAACGGCGTGGTACTGGCCGACAACAAGCCCAGCTTCGACCTGACCATGACCCGCGAGCGCGCCGGCGACTCGGCCAAGGTACTCGATAGCCTGGCCGAAATCTTCAGCCTCGGCGAAGACGACCGCAAGCAGTTCGACAAGGACCTGCGCCGCGGCCGCAAGCCGTTCGAGCCGGTAACCCTGATGGTCGGCCTGACCGAAGAGCAGATCGCCCTGATCGCGGTCAACCAGTTCCGCCTGCCTGGCCTGGACGTGGAACCACAGTTCATTCGTGAATACCCGCTGGCCGAGCACTTCGCCCATTCTGTCGGCTATGTCGGGCGCATCAACGAAAAGGAAGCCAAGACCCTCGACAGCACCGAGTACCGCGGCACCCAATCGATCGGCAAGACCGGCATCGAGCACTTCTACGAGGCCCAGTTGCACGGCCACGTGGGCTATGAAGAAGTGGAAACCAACGCCCAGGGCCGGGTGATGCGTGTGCTCAACCACAAGGACCCGATCCCCGGCAAGGACATCATCCTCAGCCTCGACTCGCACCTGCAGGTGGCCGCCGAGAAGGCCCTGGGCGACCGCCGCGGTGCGGTGGTGGTGCTCGACCCGGCCAACGGCGACGTGCTGGCGATGGTCAGCAACCCGAGCTTCGACCCCAACCTGTTCGTCAAGGGCATCAGCTTCAAGCAGTACGCCGCCCTGCGCGACTCGATCGACCGGCCACTGTTCAACCGCGTGCTGCGCGGCCTGTATGCGCCCGGCTCGACGGTCAAGCCGGAAGTGGCCATCGCCGGCCTCGACAGCGGCGTGATCACCCCCGGCAGCCGGGTGTTCGACCCGGGCTACTACGAGCTGCCCAACTATGACCACAAGTACCGTAACTGGAACCACAGTGGCGATGGCTGGGTAGACATGTACACCGCCATCATGCGTTCCAACGACACCTACTTCTACGACCTGGCGCACAAGCTCGGCATCGACCGCCTGCACGACTACATGGCCGAGTTTGGCCTTGGCCAGAAGGTCTCGCTGGACATGTTCGAGGAAGCGCCCGGGCTGATGCCTTCGCAAGCCTGGAAGCGCGCCACCCGCCGCCAGGCGTGGTTCCCGGGCGAGACGCTGATCCTCGGCATCGGCCAGGGCTACATGCAGGTCACCCCGCTGCAACTGGCCCAGGCCACCAGCCTGCTGGCCAGCAAGGGTGTGTGGCACCGCCCGCACCTGGCCATGACCGTGGGTGGCGAGACCCCGGTCGACCCTAACCCGATGCCCGACATCGTGCTGCACGACAAGCACGCCTGGGACCAGGTCAACGTCGGCATGCAGATGGTCATGCACGATGCGCGCGGTATCGCCCGCGCCGCTGCGGCTGGCGCCCAGTACCGCATCGCCGGCAAGAGCGGCACGGCGCAGGTGGTGGCGATCAAGCAGGGCGAGCGCTACAACCGTAACAAGACCCTTGAGCGGCACCGCGACAACGCCCTGTTCGTCGGCTTTGCCCCGGCTGACCACCCCAGCGTGGTGGTGGCGGTGATGATCGAGAACGGCGAGGCCGGCGGCCGTGTTGCCGGGCCGGTGGTGCGCGAAGTCATGGATGCCTATCTGCTCGATGAGCAAGGCCACCTGAAGCCGCAGTATGCCGGCACTCCGGCGGCCAAGGCCGTGCCGCACAGCTGA